In the Euphorbia lathyris chromosome 5, ddEupLath1.1, whole genome shotgun sequence genome, one interval contains:
- the LOC136229815 gene encoding beta-glucosidase 14-like, protein MFDFEIEFNKKIGCLVYIITHLLVSTIACGNENNISINRASFPASFDCGIGSSAYQYEGATTKDGRGPCIWDTFIKKSSGSVADHSNASITTDQYHRYKEDVRILKDIGFDIYRFSISWSRVLPKGGRRGGVNKKGINHYNKLINHLLSKGIKPIVTLFHWDLPQVIEDQYQGFLNPKIIDDFRDYVELCFNTFGDRVKLWVTINEPMMYAQQGYASATFAPGRCSNRSRCSTGDSSVEPYIVAHDLLLAHAAAVKLYKEKYQISQKGQIEISLNTNWMVPYSNSQKDQLATDRGFAFTYGWFMEPLYSGSYPLEMIVNVGKRLPKFTKEETNTIKGSYDFIGINYYTARYIADTPCRTQNLNYITDSCIDIKRVAEHKDNTSSILEDDKVRIEYFHSHLSRTLEAIR, encoded by the exons atgtttgattttgaaattgaattCAACAAGAAAATTGGATGTCTTGTTTACATAATTACCCATTTACTAGTTTCCACTATAGCTTGTgggaatgaaaataatatttcaattaaTCGAGCAAGTTTTCCTGCATCCTTTGACTGTGGGATAGGATCATCTGCTTATCAG taTGAAGGTGCAACAACTAAAGACGGGAGAGGACCATGCATATGGGATACCTTCATTAAAAAATCCTCAG GTTCTGTAGCTGACCACAGTAATGCTAGTATTACCACTGACCAGTATCATAGATACAAG GAAGATGTGCGTATACTGAAAGACATAGGTTTtgatatttatagattttccatcTCTTGGTCTAGAGTTTTACCTA AAGGAGGGCGACGTGGAGGAGTAAATAAAAAAGGCATCAACCACTATAATAAACTCATTAATCACCTATTATCAAAAG GTATCAAACCGATTGTAACTCTATTCCATTGGGATCTTCCACAAGTTATAGAAGATCAATATCAAGGTTTTCTAAACCCTAAAATTAT TGATGATTTTCGTGATTATGTTGAGTTGTGCTTTAATACATTTGGCGATCGAGTAAAGCTTTGGGTCACTATAAATGAGCCAATGATGTATGCACAACAAGGTTATGCAAGTGCAACGTTTGCTCCAGGTAGATGTTCAAATCGTTCAAGATGCTCTACAGGTGATTCTAGTGTTGAACCATACATAGTAGCACACGATCTACTCCTTGCTCATGCGGCGGCGGTCAAactatataaagaaaaatatcag ATTTCGCAAAAAGGTCAAATTGAAATTTCACTAAATACTAACTGGATGGTGCCATACTCAAATTCACAAAAAGACCAACTAGCAACAGATCGAGGTTTTGCTTTTACATATGGTtg GTTTATGGAGCCACTATATTCTGGATCTTACCCACTAGAAATGATTGTTAATGTGGGAAAAAGATTACCAAAGTTTACTAAGGAGGAAACCAATACGATTAAAGGATCTTATGATTTCATCGGAATCAATTACTATACTGCGAGATATATTGCTGATACTCCTTGTCGAACTCAAAATTTGAACTACATCACTGACTCTTGTATCGATATTAAAA GAGTTGCTGAGCATAAAGATAACACAAGTTCTATTTTGGAAGATGATAAAGTGAGAATAGAATATTTTCATAGTCATCTAAGTCGcactcttgaagcaataag GTAG
- the LOC136229816 gene encoding beta-glucosidase 12-like, whose protein sequence is MFDFEIEFNKKIGCLVYIISHLLVSTIACGNENNISINRASFPASFDCGIGSSAYQYEGATTKDGRGPCIWDTFIKKSSGSVADHSNASITTDQYHRYKEDVRILKDIGFDIYRFSISWSRVLPKGGRRGGVNKKGINHYNKLINHLLSKGIKPIVTLFHWDLPQVIEDQYQGFLNPKIIDDFRDYVELCFNTFGDRVKLWVTINEPMMYAQQGYASATFAPGRCSNRSRCSAGDSSVEPYIVANHLLLAHAAAVKLYKEKYQISQKGQIGISLNTNWMVPYSNSQKDQLATDRGFAFTYGWFMEPLYSGSYPLEMIVNVGKRLPNFTKEETNTIKGSYDFIGINYYTARYIADTPCRTQNLNYITDSCIDIKSERNGIPIGPHIEGTWMYIYPEGLQYYLLYIRNKYNDPVIYITENGVVEHKDNTSSILEDDKVRIEYFHSHLSRTLEAIRLGVNVKGYIAWSFLDNFEWTAGYTAKSGIVHVDFKNGFKRYPKQSSFWFKIFLLLLV, encoded by the exons atgtttgattttgaaattgaattCAACAAGAAAATTGGATGTCTTGTTTACATAATTAGCCATTTACTAGTTTCCACTATAGCTTGTgggaatgaaaataatatttcaattaaTCGAGCAAGTTTTCCTGCATCCTTTGACTGTGGGATAGGATCATCTGCTTATCAG taTGAAGGTGCAACAACTAAAGACGGGAGAGGACCATGCATATGGGATACCTTCATTAAAAAATCCTCAG GTTCTGTAGCTGACCACAGTAATGCTAGTATTACCACTGACCAGTATCATAGATACAAG GAAGATGTGCGTATACTGAAAGACATAGGTTTtgatatttatagattttccatcTCTTGGTCTAGAGTTTTACCTA AAGGAGGGCGACGTGGAGGAGTAAATAAAAAAGGCATCAACCACTATAATAAACTCATTAATCACCTATTATCAAAAG GTATCAAACCGATTGTAACTCTATTCCATTGGGATCTTCCACAAGTTATAGAAGATCAATATCAAGGTTTTCTAAACCCTAAAATTAT TGATGATTTTCGTGATTATGTTGAGTTGTGCTTTAATACATTTGGCGATCGAGTAAAGCTTTGGGTCACTATAAATGAGCCAATGATGTATGCACAACAAGGTTATGCAAGTGCAACGTTTGCTCCAGGTAGATGTTCAAATCGTTCAAGATGCTCTGCAGGTGATTCTAGTGTTGAACCATACATAGTAGCAAACCATCTACTCCTTGCTCATGCGGCGGCGGTCAAactatataaagaaaaatatcag ATTTCGCAAAAAGGTCAAATTGGAATTTCACTAAATACTAACTGGATGGTGCCATACTCAAATTCACAAAAAGACCAACTAGCAACAGATCGAGGTTTTGCTTTTACATATGGTtg GTTTATGGAGCCACTATATTCTGGATCTTACCCACTAGAAATGATTGTTAATGTGGGAAAAAGATTACCAAATTTTACTAAGGAGGAAACCAATACGATTAAAGGATCTTATGATTTCATCGGAATCAATTACTATACTGCGAGATATATTGCTGATACTCCTTGTCGAACTCAAAATTTGAACTACATCACTGACTCTTGTATCGATATTAAAA GTGAACGAAATGGAATTCCAATTGGTCCTCATATAGAG GGTACTTGGATGTATATCTATCCAGAAGGGCTTCAATATTATCTACTTTACATCAGAAACAAGTACAATGACCCTGTAATCTATATTACAGAGAATG GAGTTGTTGAGCATAAAGATAACACAAGTTCTATTTTGGAAGATGATAAAGTGAGAATAGAATATTTTCATAGTCATCTAAGTCGcactcttgaagcaataag GCTTGGAGTAAACGTAAAGGGGTACATAGCATGGTCGTTTTTAGACAATTTTGAGTGGACAGCTGGCTACACAGCCAAATCTGGAATAGTTCATGTTGACTTCAAAAATGGATTCAAAAGATACCCAAAACAATCATCATTTTGGTTCAAAATTTTTTTACTGTTACTAGTATAG